Proteins from a single region of Syngnathus typhle isolate RoL2023-S1 ecotype Sweden linkage group LG10, RoL_Styp_1.0, whole genome shotgun sequence:
- the lpcat3 gene encoding lysophospholipid acyltransferase 5 — protein MAAPWLENLSESLGSSEPAVRLILSILIGYPFALIYRNLLFHQPATIIHLFHTFSGLALATFNFGSQIYHSAVCVLVQFLMLRLMGRTVTAILSSFSFQMLYLLSGYYFTATEEYDIKWTMPHCVLTLKLIGLAFDYYDGGKEPAELSTQQKSDALPSVPSLLEVLGFSYFYGGFLVGPQFTLRSYQKLVAGELSDCPGKPPNSVLPAVKRFSLGFLFLVLFAIFSPHFQESYFLTDEYDTRPFWFRCIFILMWAKIMLYKYVTCWLIAEGVCILTGLGYNGVRDGEPQWDACANMKVWLFETTPLFGGTIASFNINTNAWAARHVFKRLKFLGNKTLSHVSTLLFLTIWHGLHSGYLMCFSLEYIIITVERQYQALVRDSPLLTNLANGPLFPLLYVIQQFVHWLFMGYALVPFCIFTYDKWLKVYFSVYFCGHVFYLVAFLIVPYLRKALVPKKERSPLKQD, from the exons GATATCCTTTTGCACTGATCTACCGGAATCTCTTGTTCCACCAGCCCGCCACCATTATCCACCTGTTCCACACGTTCTCTGGACTGGCCCTTGCCACGTTTAACTTTG GTTCCCAGATCTATCACTCTGCGGTATGCGTCCTGGTGCAGTTCCTAATGCTGCGGCTGATGGGAAGGACGGTGACGGCCATCTTGAGCAGCTTCAGCTTTCAAATG TTGTACCTGCTGTCGGGCTATTACTTCACGGCCACGGAGGAGTACGACATCAAGTGGACCATGCCTCACTGTGTCCTCACACTCAAACTCATCG GTTTGGCATTTGATTACTATGACGGCGGGAAAGAACCA GCGGAGCTGAGCACGCAGCAGAAGAGCGACGCCCTGCCAAGCGTGCCCTCGCTGCTGGAGGTTCTTGGCTTCTCTTActtctacggcggcttcctagTGGGGCCGCAGTTCACGCTGCGCAGTTACCAGAAGCTGGTGGCTGGGGAGCTCAGCGACTGCCCGGGAAAACCTCCAAACAG CGTGCTACCAGCTGTGAAGAGATTCTCTCTGGGCTTCCTTTTTCTGGTCCTATTTGCAATTTTTAGTCCGCATTTCCAAGAAAGCTATTTCCTGACAGATGAGTATGAT ACTCGTCCATTCTGGTTTCGCTGCATATTCATTTTGATGTGGGCTAAAATCATGTTGTATAAATATGTCACCTGCTGGCTCATAGCC GAGGGTGTGTGCATCCTGACCGGGCTGGGCTATAACGGCGTGAGGGACGGCGAGCCCCAGTGGGACGCTTGCGCCAACATGAAGGTGTGGCTCTTTGAGACCACGCCTCTCTTCGGGGGAACCATCGCTTCTTTCAACATCAACACGAACGCCTGGGCTGCCAG GCATGTGTTTAAACGGCTGAAGTTTTTGGGCAACAAGACCCTCTCCCATGTGTCCACTCTGCTATTCCTGACCATATGGCACGGTCTCCACTCGGGATACCTGATGTGCTTCTCCTTGGAGTACATCATCATCACCGTCGAGCGACAG TACCAGGCGTTGGTGAGGGACAGTCCCCTGCTGACAAATTTGGCCAACGGGCCACTTTTTCCACTCCTCTACGTCATCCAGCAATTTGTTCACTGGCTCTTCATGGGCTACGCGCTGGTGCCCTTCTGCATCTTCACCTACGATAAATGGCTCAAG GTGTACTTCTCTGTGTACTTTTGCGGGCACGTTTTCTACCTGGTCGCCTTTCTAATCGTGCCATACCTGCGGAAGGCGCTGGTGCCCAAGAAAGAACGCAGTCCGCTAAAGCAGGACTAA